From a region of the Methylomonas rapida genome:
- a CDS encoding di-heme oxidoreductase family protein has translation MRTLAGALLFLGAFEAVAADASGFEIADASREAFSRLYAGVSPSIREQALRGRGLFRASWVIPPAADSDIVGLGPIYNQLSCLSCHPKNGRGKAPDTPEQAMRSMLVRLSAPGKGPHGGPLPVTAYGDQLNEQGIPGVPGEGRVSVSYSESEIKLAGGESVKLRMPAYRFTDLHYDPMPADALFSPRVGPPVFGMGLLEAVDEQTLIDLAGKAKPFGIQGRPNRVWDAEKRATVVGRFGLKANVATLKQQAAGAFIGDMGITSPLHPQENCTTVQVACRQAPTLQQPELNNERLESVLTYLRLLQVPARRRSDDPVVQTGEKIFAEIGCAVCHVPTLTTGDFPQMPVLAGQTIHPYSDLLLHDMGEGLADGRPDYEAGGRDWRTPPLWGIGLIEAINEHSQFLHDGRARNLTEAVLWHGGEAAASRQVFIDLPSAKREALLAFLRSL, from the coding sequence ATGAGAACGCTCGCCGGTGCATTGCTGTTTTTGGGCGCGTTCGAGGCCGTGGCAGCCGATGCCAGTGGTTTTGAAATCGCCGACGCCAGTCGCGAGGCGTTTTCCCGCCTGTATGCCGGCGTTTCGCCATCGATTCGCGAGCAAGCGCTGCGGGGGCGTGGTTTGTTCCGCGCCAGTTGGGTGATTCCGCCCGCCGCAGACAGCGACATTGTCGGACTCGGGCCGATTTACAACCAACTGTCCTGCCTTTCCTGCCATCCGAAAAACGGCCGCGGCAAAGCCCCGGATACGCCGGAGCAAGCCATGCGCTCGATGCTGGTGCGTCTGAGCGCGCCGGGCAAGGGGCCTCACGGTGGCCCGCTGCCGGTGACGGCTTACGGCGATCAACTGAACGAACAAGGCATTCCCGGCGTGCCGGGCGAAGGCAGAGTGTCGGTTAGCTATAGCGAAAGCGAAATTAAATTGGCGGGAGGCGAAAGCGTAAAGCTGCGTATGCCGGCGTATCGATTTACCGATTTGCATTACGATCCGATGCCGGCCGATGCGCTGTTTTCTCCGCGCGTTGGTCCACCGGTATTCGGGATGGGATTGCTGGAGGCGGTGGACGAACAAACCCTGATCGATTTGGCGGGCAAAGCCAAGCCGTTTGGCATCCAGGGCCGGCCGAATCGAGTTTGGGACGCGGAAAAACGCGCGACCGTCGTCGGCCGTTTCGGCCTCAAGGCCAACGTCGCGACATTGAAACAGCAAGCCGCCGGCGCCTTCATTGGCGATATGGGCATCACCTCGCCGCTGCATCCGCAGGAAAATTGCACCACTGTCCAAGTCGCTTGCCGGCAAGCGCCAACGTTACAGCAGCCGGAACTGAACAACGAACGATTGGAATCCGTGCTGACCTATCTGCGCCTGTTGCAAGTACCCGCTAGGCGCCGTAGCGACGATCCTGTAGTGCAAACCGGAGAAAAGATCTTCGCTGAAATTGGTTGTGCCGTATGCCACGTTCCAACCCTGACCACCGGCGATTTTCCGCAAATGCCGGTGTTGGCGGGGCAAACCATTCATCCCTACAGCGATTTATTGCTGCACGACATGGGCGAAGGCTTGGCGGATGGCCGGCCGGATTATGAAGCCGGCGGCCGCGATTGGCGCACGCCGCCGCTGTGGGGCATCGGGCTGATCGAAGCGATCAACGAACACAGTCAATTCTTGCACGACGGCAGAGCCAGAAATCTGACCGAGGCGGTGCTTTGGCATGGCGGCGAAGCGGCAGCCAGCCGGCAAGTCTTCATTGATTTGCCATCCGCCAAACGCGAGGCATTACTGGCGTTTTTACGCTCGCTGTGA
- a CDS encoding TOBE domain-containing protein: protein MQASARNQFSGTVSEVIIGAVNAEVHVGLKGGETLVASVTKESVEKLGIKAGLEVVALVKAPQVIIITDFGGYKISARNQLPGTVTEVKPGAVNSEIDIELAGGDKVAATVTNDSVETLGLRKGQAVTATFKAGAVILAVPA, encoded by the coding sequence ATGCAAGCAAGCGCGCGTAACCAATTTAGCGGCACCGTCAGCGAAGTCATCATCGGGGCCGTCAATGCCGAAGTGCATGTCGGTTTGAAAGGCGGCGAAACCCTCGTCGCCTCGGTCACCAAGGAGTCGGTGGAAAAACTCGGCATCAAGGCCGGGCTGGAGGTCGTGGCTCTGGTCAAGGCGCCGCAAGTCATCATCATCACCGATTTTGGCGGTTACAAGATTTCGGCGCGTAACCAACTGCCGGGCACGGTCACCGAGGTCAAACCCGGCGCGGTCAATTCCGAAATCGACATCGAGCTGGCCGGCGGCGACAAAGTCGCGGCGACGGTGACCAACGACAGCGTCGAAACCCTGGGGCTGCGCAAAGGGCAGGCCGTCACGGCCACATTCAAGGCTGGCGCGGTAATTTTGGCCGTACCCGCTTGA